Proteins co-encoded in one Pyramidobacter piscolens W5455 genomic window:
- a CDS encoding VOC family protein, whose protein sequence is MRITDFDHLVLTTADPEACRRFYCGALGMEYRERDGRGAFSFGARKINVHPRPAEFSPAAERPLPGSLDFCLITTDDIEAVKAELIAEGVPIVAGVVDRNGARGPMRSVYARDPDGNLVEIAQYARHKGDRR, encoded by the coding sequence ATGCGCATCACGGATTTTGATCACCTTGTCCTTACCACCGCCGATCCCGAAGCCTGCCGTCGCTTCTACTGCGGCGCGCTCGGCATGGAGTACCGCGAGCGGGACGGCCGCGGCGCCTTCTCTTTTGGCGCCCGCAAGATCAACGTTCACCCCCGTCCCGCCGAGTTTTCGCCGGCGGCGGAACGTCCCCTCCCCGGCAGCCTCGACTTTTGCCTGATCACGACGGACGACATCGAAGCCGTCAAAGCCGAACTCATCGCCGAAGGGGTGCCCATCGTCGCGGGCGTTGTCGACAGGAACGGCGCCCGCGGTCCGATGCGGAGCGTTTATGCGCGCGACCCCGACGGCAATCTCGTGGAGATCGCCCAATACGCCCGACACAAAGGGGACCGTCGATGA